One stretch of Chryseobacterium indologenes DNA includes these proteins:
- a CDS encoding efflux RND transporter periplasmic adaptor subunit, with the protein MNNKLVILSIAALSLMACKKEAPKQDGAKPYPVISVESKNIVGYQTFPATIQGRVNNDVRAKIQGYITQVLVDEGQYVTKGQPLFRLETNILTENAAASKAGIGAAESTIAAAQASVNAAQVEVNKLKPLVQKNIISNVQLQSAQAQLAQAQAQLQQAHASKRQAEANYKGVEANIEYSIIRAPISGVVGRLPLKVGSLVGPSDQTPLTTISDTSEIFAYFAMNEKEYFDFLEKSPGASMPEKIKNLPMVELQLANGSLYPEKGRIEAITGQIDPTTGTIQFRVAFSNAQKLLSNGNSGTIRFPQNYDNVLVVPESATYEQQGIVYVYKVEKGDTARNVVVNVIDRIDNLALIKSGVNKGEIVVAAGIGGLKPGTAVKPKPIKMDSLVQSIKPKF; encoded by the coding sequence ATGAATAATAAGCTAGTTATACTTTCCATTGCAGCGCTTTCTCTCATGGCCTGCAAAAAAGAAGCTCCGAAACAGGATGGTGCCAAACCGTACCCTGTTATTTCTGTGGAGTCAAAAAATATAGTGGGTTATCAGACGTTTCCGGCTACCATTCAAGGTAGAGTAAACAATGATGTACGTGCTAAAATACAGGGATATATTACCCAGGTACTGGTAGATGAAGGACAGTATGTTACCAAAGGACAGCCTTTGTTCCGTTTGGAAACCAATATCCTTACCGAGAATGCCGCTGCTTCTAAAGCAGGAATCGGGGCTGCTGAATCTACTATTGCTGCTGCCCAGGCATCTGTGAATGCCGCCCAGGTTGAAGTTAACAAACTGAAACCTCTGGTTCAGAAAAACATTATCAGTAACGTACAGTTACAGTCTGCACAGGCTCAGTTAGCCCAAGCGCAGGCTCAATTACAGCAGGCACATGCTTCAAAAAGACAGGCTGAAGCTAATTACAAAGGGGTAGAAGCAAACATTGAATATTCAATTATTCGCGCACCTATTTCAGGGGTAGTAGGCAGGTTACCGTTAAAAGTCGGAAGCTTGGTAGGACCATCTGACCAGACACCTCTGACAACAATTTCTGATACTTCAGAAATCTTTGCCTACTTTGCAATGAATGAAAAAGAGTATTTTGATTTCCTTGAAAAATCTCCAGGAGCTTCTATGCCTGAGAAAATCAAAAACTTACCAATGGTTGAGCTCCAATTGGCAAACGGAAGTCTGTATCCTGAAAAAGGAAGAATTGAAGCCATTACCGGTCAGATCGATCCTACTACAGGAACTATTCAATTCAGAGTTGCCTTCTCCAATGCTCAAAAATTATTAAGCAATGGGAACAGTGGAACGATAAGATTTCCACAGAACTATGATAATGTTCTTGTCGTTCCTGAAAGTGCTACTTACGAACAACAAGGGATTGTTTACGTATACAAAGTAGAAAAAGGAGATACTGCAAGAAACGTTGTAGTCAATGTTATTGACAGAATCGACAATTTGGCTCTTATAAAATCAGGAGTTAATAAAGGTGAAATAGTTGTTGCAGCAGGTATCGGAGGATTGAAACCGGGAACAGCAGTGAAGCCGAAACCTATCAAAATGGATAGCCTTGTTCAATCTATAAAACCGAAATTCTAA
- a CDS encoding transcriptional regulator, whose translation MHQSIEIDEKIFQDAVKFYGTIFNLPPLASKIYSYLLFDYEKVGITFDEFVEVLSASKSSVSTSISLLLNAQLIVDHNKMDERKRYFFINDEYKKIRFEKIVQKMQDELKLLDDLNNFKKSKDDGYNERIEVYKALLNKNIENIQESLNKL comes from the coding sequence ATGCACCAAAGTATAGAAATTGATGAAAAAATTTTTCAGGATGCCGTAAAATTCTACGGCACCATTTTCAACCTACCCCCATTAGCATCAAAAATCTATTCCTACCTTCTTTTCGATTATGAGAAAGTAGGAATTACTTTTGACGAGTTTGTTGAAGTGCTCTCTGCGAGCAAAAGCTCCGTTTCTACCAGTATTTCATTATTGTTAAATGCACAGCTTATCGTAGATCATAACAAGATGGATGAGCGGAAAAGGTATTTTTTTATCAATGATGAATACAAAAAAATCCGATTTGAGAAAATTGTCCAAAAAATGCAGGACGAACTAAAACTATTAGATGATTTAAACAATTTTAAAAAAAGTAAAGACGATGGATACAACGAAAGAATAGAAGTTTACAAAGCACTCTTAAATAAAAACATAGAAAATATTCAGGAATCTCTTAATAAACTATAA